Proteins encoded by one window of Kribbella italica:
- a CDS encoding aldehyde dehydrogenase family protein, whose translation MPHENSTLLPAVRSFLSSPKQLLIDGEWVDAKDGKTFATVNPSTEEVLVQVAQASAVDVDRAVVAARTAFESPSPWSKLTPRDRSHLLWRIGDLIEAHADELAQLEALDNGKRVEAARDGDVATAAELFRYFAGWATKMEGTSIPMSVPGAEFHAYTRREPIGVVAGIVPWNFPLLMACFKIVPAITAGNTVILKPAEQTPLTALRLGELLLEAGVPAGVVNVVPGFGETGAALVEHHGVDKVAFTGSTEVGKKIAAAASGNLKKVSLELGGKAPNIIFNDADLDAAVAGAVLGGYFNEGQCCVNGSRLYVQRGVFDQVVEGVAAAARAIKVGDGFDPGSHMGPLVSEEQHAKVLGYIRGAVREGAVLNAGSADAVGDRGYFVAPTLITSVTEQMAVQTDEIFGPVVTAVPFDTEDEVVAAANNTVYGLAAGVWSKDLGTAHRVGGRLRAGTVWLNTWHADDVTLPRGGFKQSGWGRELGSFGLDDYTELKTVIAELR comes from the coding sequence ATGCCCCACGAGAACTCCACTCTTCTGCCCGCCGTCCGCTCGTTCCTGTCCTCGCCCAAGCAGCTGCTCATCGACGGTGAATGGGTGGATGCCAAGGACGGCAAGACCTTCGCCACCGTCAACCCCTCGACCGAGGAGGTGCTGGTCCAGGTCGCGCAGGCGTCGGCGGTCGACGTCGACCGCGCGGTCGTGGCGGCGCGGACCGCGTTCGAGTCGCCGTCACCCTGGTCGAAGCTGACACCTCGCGACCGCTCGCACCTGCTGTGGCGCATCGGTGACCTGATCGAGGCCCACGCCGACGAGCTGGCGCAACTGGAGGCGCTCGACAACGGCAAGCGCGTCGAGGCGGCTCGCGACGGGGACGTCGCGACTGCCGCCGAGCTGTTCCGCTACTTCGCGGGCTGGGCGACCAAGATGGAGGGCACCAGCATTCCGATGTCCGTGCCTGGGGCAGAGTTCCACGCCTACACCCGCCGTGAACCGATCGGCGTGGTCGCGGGCATCGTGCCGTGGAACTTCCCGTTGCTGATGGCCTGCTTCAAGATCGTCCCGGCCATCACCGCGGGCAACACCGTCATCCTCAAGCCGGCCGAGCAGACCCCGCTGACCGCGCTGCGCCTCGGCGAGCTTCTGCTCGAGGCCGGTGTGCCCGCCGGTGTCGTCAACGTCGTGCCCGGCTTCGGCGAGACCGGAGCCGCGCTGGTCGAGCACCACGGGGTCGACAAGGTCGCCTTCACCGGCAGCACCGAGGTCGGCAAGAAGATCGCCGCGGCCGCCTCGGGCAACCTGAAGAAGGTCTCGCTCGAGCTCGGCGGCAAGGCTCCCAACATCATCTTCAACGACGCGGACCTCGACGCCGCGGTCGCCGGTGCGGTGCTGGGTGGCTACTTCAACGAGGGCCAGTGCTGCGTCAACGGCTCGCGCCTGTACGTGCAGCGCGGCGTCTTCGACCAGGTCGTGGAGGGCGTGGCCGCGGCCGCGCGTGCCATCAAGGTCGGCGACGGCTTCGACCCCGGGTCCCACATGGGTCCGCTCGTCTCCGAGGAGCAGCACGCGAAGGTGCTCGGCTACATCCGCGGGGCGGTGCGGGAGGGCGCCGTACTCAACGCGGGCAGTGCCGACGCCGTCGGTGACCGCGGCTACTTCGTCGCGCCGACGCTGATCACCTCCGTGACCGAGCAGATGGCCGTGCAGACCGACGAGATCTTCGGCCCCGTCGTGACCGCGGTCCCCTTCGACACCGAGGACGAGGTGGTCGCGGCCGCCAACAACACGGTCTACGGCCTCGCGGCCGGAGTCTGGTCCAAGGATCTCGGGACCGCGCACCGCGTCGGCGGTCGCCTCCGCGCAGGCACGGTCTGGCTCAACACCTGGCACGCCGATGACGTCACCCTGCCGCGCGGTGGCTTCAAGCAGTCGGGCTGGGGCCGCGAACTCGGGTCGTTCGGTCTGGACGACTACACCGAGCTGAAGACCGTCATCGCCGAACTCCGCTGA
- a CDS encoding ABC transporter permease — MSTPVTVKPTAGPALKGGPGPAQRLTSFMPLIALAVLLAALTIADPEFLTQRSLTAAARTAAPLIVLAAGATLVVLCGGIDLSIAALASVSTVLLALWLPDLGALATPAVILVAAAIGAVQGVAHVLLRIPSFIVTLGGLSIFSAVALVVSGAGTVRVVDDSTISWLDLYVGGYVPMSLAVALIVVALISVILKATPLHSWISATGYSESAARLAGTPVDLVKIGAFCVSGACAGLAAVMLVSRQFSGSPTMADNLLLPAVAAIVVGGTAITGGHGSVWRSLAGALVVTLLRVGLPIVGVPSAYEQILYGAIIVAAVALTLDRSKVLIIK; from the coding sequence ATGAGTACCCCCGTCACCGTGAAGCCGACCGCCGGGCCGGCCCTGAAGGGTGGTCCCGGTCCGGCCCAGCGACTCACCTCGTTCATGCCGCTCATCGCCCTGGCGGTGCTGCTGGCCGCCCTGACCATCGCCGACCCGGAGTTCCTGACCCAGCGGAGCCTGACCGCGGCCGCGCGGACGGCCGCGCCCCTGATCGTGCTCGCCGCGGGGGCGACCCTCGTCGTCCTCTGCGGTGGCATCGATCTGTCCATCGCGGCGCTGGCCTCGGTGTCGACCGTCCTCCTCGCCCTGTGGCTACCGGACCTCGGCGCACTCGCCACGCCCGCCGTGATCCTGGTCGCGGCGGCGATCGGCGCGGTGCAGGGCGTGGCGCACGTACTACTCCGGATACCGTCCTTCATCGTCACCCTGGGCGGACTGAGCATCTTCTCCGCGGTGGCCCTCGTCGTTTCCGGGGCCGGCACCGTGCGGGTCGTGGACGACTCGACGATCAGCTGGCTGGACCTGTACGTCGGGGGATACGTGCCGATGTCGTTGGCCGTGGCGCTGATCGTCGTCGCGCTGATCTCCGTGATTCTGAAGGCAACACCACTGCACAGCTGGATCTCCGCCACCGGCTACTCCGAGTCGGCGGCGCGGCTGGCCGGCACGCCCGTCGACCTGGTGAAGATCGGTGCGTTCTGCGTCTCCGGTGCCTGCGCCGGTCTCGCCGCGGTGATGCTGGTCTCGCGCCAGTTCAGCGGCAGCCCCACCATGGCCGACAACCTGCTGCTGCCGGCCGTGGCAGCGATCGTCGTCGGCGGTACGGCGATCACGGGCGGCCACGGCAGCGTCTGGCGGAGCCTCGCCGGGGCGCTCGTCGTGACGCTGCTTCGGGTGGGCCTGCCGATCGTCGGCGTCCCGTCCGCCTACGAGCAGATCCTGTACGGCGCGATCATCGTCGCCGCCGTCGCACTCACTCTCGACCGTTCGAAGGTGCTGATCATCAAGTAG